The following proteins are encoded in a genomic region of Ooceraea biroi isolate clonal line C1 chromosome 14, Obir_v5.4, whole genome shotgun sequence:
- the LOC105280827 gene encoding uncharacterized protein LOC105280827 gives MAKDQGVRLTARAKEVLGRQARQTALQAWQRQLSDPNDTSGRRVAEAIHPCLAKWLDRGWGGVTFRMGQVLTGHGCFGEYLCRIGRELEPRCHHCGADQDTAQHTLEHCPAWADERRVLVQHIGRDLSLPVVMSSITESERSWREFASFCESVLSQKEAAERLREP, from the coding sequence ATGGCGAAGGATCAGGGGGTTCGGCTGACCGCGAGAGCCAAGGAGGTCCTCGGGCGACAGGCTCGGCAAACGGCGCTGCAAGCATGGCAGCGTCAACTCTCCGATCCGAACGACACATCGGGTCGGAGAGTAGCCGAGGCCATCCATCCCTGTCTGGCGAAGTGGCTGGACAGGGGATGGGGCGGAGTCACGTTCCGGATGGGCCAGGTACTCACCGGACATGGTTGTTTCGGTGAGTACCTGTGCAGGATAGGGCGCGAGCTCGAGCCACGTTGCCACCACTGTGGCGCAGACCAGGACACGGCGCAGCACACGCTGGAGCATTGTCCAGCGTGGGCGGACGAGCGCCGTGTTCTGGTCCAACATATTGGTCGGGACCTCTCGCTGCCGGTGGTCATGAGTTCGATCACCGAGAGCGAGAGATCATGGAGGGAGTTCGCCTCCTTCTGCGAAAGCGTGCTCTCGCAGAAGGAGGCGGCCGAACGCCTCCGGGAACCCTAG
- the LOC113563437 gene encoding actin cytoskeleton-regulatory complex protein PAN1-like, with product MNNAFSLWKSGGKTGAEAPDGVDEEAWESPREVVLVSDVEERISLRAILDPAVASSSAADGSRGGTRRPRTRQTARRGGSSARSGSRAGRASRDSSRELVASTMCDVASLPGDVDTDASASETGRKHKRGRPPTTGEYVGLAEAKRAAREEERLKREWEREKEVLASIPSPADKRERDSWEVQVERFRECPSPDITARVMEHLETVVKVAKNSGHLQGPYVRALKEAAAGIRAALTVTAERRGAAAPSLSKENAALRGEVESLKSQVRELRDTISLMGRATAGTLRDGEAGDGEESQRVATSPVLHVSGRRLVSPPRSPATVETGLRTETTPQKGGGPPAEREDPLVAMEARIMASMGTMVSRIVAEAVAPLIRRGAREGAEPPRQDGPEETSVDTARKKRKRNRKKGGGGAGGVPPALSPPPAERQSGQAVAGPVGQAPVGEKEQPWSTVVGRRAARPTAQPPAPAGKGKPVPGKPAPGRGASGGGKPATGKPSPPGGRPGAKGLKPPKAPKTAAVVITAANGDYKGAVEKAQKGVDIDALGIAAPRVRRALTGALIYEIPGPESVTKADELASRLVKVFEGSGVRVTRPLKKAELRVRRLDDAATEESVSRAVAAAGGCDPRDVEVGPIQRSPDGLGTSWIRLPAQAGGKVADLGRIRVGWAWAPVSVLEPRPLMCYRCLAKGHVQATCPSREDRRDLCYRCGAAGHRARGCAADPKCPLCTGLGRRADHRLGSAACAPPSKGGKWGAKGVGDGGPGRGAADGGRSSPAKGRLSGSQTGGPVGGRGTGAGACRWGQKRGGSSAEGGAEAPTGDPLDGEEDGGGRG from the coding sequence ATGAATAACGCATTTTCTTTGTGGAAATCGGGGGGGAAGACGGGCGCGGAGGCGCCGGACGGCGTGGACGAGGAGGCGTGGGAGTCGCCTCGGGAGGTGGTGCTGGTGTCGGACGTGGAGGAGAGGATCTCGCTGAGGGCCATCTTGGACCCGGCGGtcgcctcctcctccgcggCCGACGGCAGCCGCGGGGGCACGCGACGGCCGCGGACCCGCCAAACGGCGAGGAGGGGAGGGTCGAGCGCGCGATCCGGCAGTCGGGCCGGTCGGGCCAGCCGGGACAGTTCCCGGGAATTGGTTGCCTCGACGATGTGCGACGTGGCGTCCCTTCCGGGGGACGTCGACACCGACGCGTCGGCGAGCGAGACGGGAAGGAAGCACAAGCGCGGGAGGCCCCCTACCACCGGGGAGTACGTCGGCCTGGCGGAGGCCAAGCGCGCCGCCAGGGAGGAGGAGCGGCTGAAGAGGGAGTGGGAGCGGGAGAAGGAAGTCCTCGCCTCCATTCCCTCGCCAGCCGACAAGAGGGAGCGCGACTCCTGGGAAGTCCAGGTGGAGCGCTTTCGGGAGTGCCCGTCGCCCGACATCACGGCTCGGGTGATGGAGCACCTCGAAACCGTGGTGAAGGTCGCCAAGAACTCGGGCCACCTTCAGGGCCCCTATGTCAGGGCCCTGAAGGAGGCCGCGGCGGGCATCAGGGCGGCGCTCACCGTCACTGCTGAGAGGAGGGGCGCCGCAGCCCCTTCTCTCAGCAAGGAGAACGCCGCCCTGAGGGGGGAGGTGGAGTCCCTCAAGTCGCAGGTGCGCGAACTGAGGGACACCATCTCCCTCATGGGACGAGCGACCGCGGGGACGTTAAGGGATGGCGAAGCGGGGGACGGGGAGGAGAGCCAGCGGGTGGCTACCTCCCCCGTCCTGCACGTCAGTGGGCGGAGGCTGGTGTCCCCGCCGAGGAGCCCGGCAACGGTGGAGACGGGACTCCGGACCGAGACCACCCCGCAGAAGGGGGGAGGTCCTCCCGCCGAAAGGGAGGACCCCCTGGTCGCCATGGAGGCCAGAATTATGGCCTCCATGGGGACCATGGTCTCGCGGATCGTCGCGGAGGCGGTGGCGCCCCTAATTAGGCGcggcgcgagagagggagcggAGCCTCCCCGGCAGGATGGACCGGAGGAGACGAGCGTCGACACcgcgaggaagaagaggaagaggaacagGAAGAAGGGTGGTGGTGGGGCGGGCGGAGTTCCGCCAGCCCTCAGCCCCCCTCCGGCAGAACGGCAGTCCGGGCAGGCGGTGGCCGGCCCGGTCGGCCAGGCTCCGGTCGGCGAGAAGGAGCAGCCGTGGTCGACGGTGGTGGGCAGGAGGGCCGCGAGGCCCACCGCCCAGCCACCGGCCCCCGCGGGTAAGGGCAAACCCGTGCCGGGCAAACCCGCCCCAGGTAGAGGGGCCAGCGGGGGGGGCAAACCCGCGACGGGCAAACCCTCCCCGCCCGGCGGTCGACCCGGCGCGAAGGGGCTGAAGCCCCCTAAGGCGCCCAAGACGGCGGCCGTCGTTATCACGGCCGCCAACGGCGACTACAAGGGGGCCGTGGAGAAGGCGCAGAAGGGCGTGGACATCGACGCCCTGGggatcgccgcgccgcgagtgaGGAGGGCCCTGACGGGGGCCCTCATCTACGAGATCCCGGGGCCGGAGTCCGTCACCAAGGCGGACGAGCTGGCCTCCCGCTTGGTGAAGGTTTTTGAGGGGTCGGGTGTAAGGGTCACCCGACCCCTCAAGAAGGCGGAGTTGCGCGTCCGACGGCTGGACGACGCGGCCACGGAGGAGTCGGTGTCTCGGGCGGTCGCAGCCGCGGGAGGCTGCGACCCCCGAGACGTCGAAGTAGGACCGATCCAGAGGTCCCCAGACGGTCTGGGGACCTCTTGGATCAGGCTTCCTGCGCAGGCCGGCGGAAAAGTCGCCGACCTGGGCAGGATCAGGGTAGGCTGGGCCTGGGCACCAGTAAGTGTACTGGAGCCCAGGCCACTTATGTGTTACAGGTGTCTGGCTAAGGGGCACGTGCAAGCGACGTGCCCCAGTCGGGAGGACCGCCGAGACCTGTGCTACAGGTGTGGCGCGGCGGGTCATCGGGCGCGCGGATGCGCCGCTGACCCGAAGTGCCCTCTGTGCACGGGTCTCGGTAGGAGGGCGGACCACAGGCTGGGTAGCGCGGCCTGTGCTCCGCCCTCCAAGGGGGGAAAATGGGGTGCAAAGGGGGTCGGAGACGGCGGCCCAGGGAGGGGCGCGGCCGACGGAGGCCGCTCCTCGCCTGCGAAGGGTCGCCTCTCCGGCTCCCAGACAGGCGGCCCCGTCGGCGGGCGCGGCACCGGAGCCGGCGCCTGCCGATGGGGACAAAAGAGGGGCGGCTCCTCCGCGGAAGGAGGAGCCGAAGCCCCAACGGGTGACCCGCTCGATGGGGAGGAAGATGGCGGAGGCAGAGGGTGA
- the LOC113563438 gene encoding uncharacterized protein LOC113563438: MAGQVLQANLNRARRAQDLFLQSLAERGYALGIAAEPFRPPADGPSWAVGGGGLVAIVRGDAAGSPPLRVLEVGGEFVAAQWGGITVVGVYVSPSLSLAEYEGFLDRLGGCIVRHPRGLLLVAGDFNAKSALWGSRRPDAKGAVLADWAAGLGLHLLNVGSDSTCVRWAGESVVDLTWASPALARRVSGWRVLSGVETLSDHRYVSMVVSPPSGSAPRQRGTGGPRPRRWALKGLSGDRLVAALLASTWPERPEGTVEEEAGWLGDIVTQACDFAMPRAGRPRRRPTYWWSAGLAELRRASGRAWRRFSRARRRGTAAEVDARYGELQERRSSLRAAIRDAKARAWEELLRSVEGDPWGRPYRLVMGKLRQWTPPETEEMDPLELRGVLDTLFPAGGGCPGPRSG, translated from the coding sequence ATGGCGGGCCAGGTCCTCCAGGCCAACCTTAACCGCGCCCGCCGGGCTCAGGATCTTTTCCTCCAGAGCCTGGCGGAGCGCGGTTACGCGTTGGGCATCGCGGCGGAGCCCTTCAGGCCCCCCGCGGACGGCCCCAGTTGGGCCGTCGGCGGGGGGGGCCTCGTCGCGATCGTGCGCGGCGACGCCGCGGGCTCCCCTCCCCTCCGAGTGTTGGAGGTCGGGGGGGAGTTCGTGGCGGCGCAGTGGGGAGGCATCACCGTGGTCGGGGTCTACGTGTCCCCGAGCCTGAGTCTCGCCGAGTACGAGGGGTTCCTGGACAGGCTGGGGGGGTGCATAGTTCGGCACCCCCGCGGCCTGTTGTTGGTCGCCGGGGACTTCAATGCGAAGTCCGCGCTCTGGGGTTCCCGGCGGCCGGACGCGAAGGGCGCGGTGCTGGCGGACTGGGCGGCGGGTCTGGGCCTGCATTTGTTGAACGTGGGCTCGGACAGCACCTGCGTGCGGTGGGCGGGGGAGTCCGTGGTCGATCTGACCTGGGCATCTCCGGCCCTCGCGCGTCGGGTGTCGGGGTGGAGGGTGTTGTCGGGGGTGGAGACGCTGTCGGACCATAGATACGTGTCTATGGTGGTGTCTCCGCCCTCGGGCTCCGCCCCCCGCCAACGGGGGACGGGCGGACCCCGACCGCGGAGATGGGCGCTCAAGGGGCTGTCTGGTGACAGACTGGTCGCCGCCCTGCTCGCGTCCACGTGGCCGGAGAGGCCGGAGGGcacggtggaggaggaggccggCTGGCTCGGGGACATCGTGACGCAGGCGTGCGACTTTGCGATGCCCCGGGCCGGCCGGCCTCGGCGACGGCCCACCTACTGGTGGAGCGCGGGATTGGCGGAGCTGCGGCGCGCATCGGGGCGCGCCTGGCGCCGCTTCTCCCGCGCCCGTCGCCGGGGGACGGCGGCGGAGGTGGACGCGCGCTACGGGGAGCTCCAGGAGAGACGGAGCTCCCTGAGGGCGGCGATCAGGGACGCCAAGGCGAGGGCCTGGGAGGAGCTCCTCCGGTCCGTGGAGGGCGATCCCTGGGGGCGTCCGTACCGGCTCGTGATGGGCAAGTTGCGGCAATGGACGCCCCCGGAGACGGAGGAGATGGATCCCCTGGAGCTGCGCGGGGTCCTGGACACCCTCTTCCCGGCGGGAGGCGGGTGCCCGGGACCCCGGAGTGGATGA
- the LOC113563436 gene encoding uncharacterized protein LOC113563436 produces MTGIKEGITGADILKRAKKGISLEDLGIEELRTRRTMTGATLIEIAGEGNERKADALAARLRGIFAETEVQVRRPVKKAEIRIVGLDEDTTEEEVQLAVAKAGRGDSKDIRTGKIARTRMGTAIVWVLCPLKVAMEATKSGKIKIGWTNARIEMLQARPIRCFRCMESGHVRDKCTNEIDRTGMCFKCGVTGHKAANCANRPHCPICEKRGQDANHRMGSVICLQNKENGRSTGKTIRRVGKTDGEYDSVTN; encoded by the coding sequence ATGACGGGAATCAAGGAAGGTATCACAGGAGCGGACATCTTAAAGAGAGCCAAAAAGGGAATCTCATTAGAGGACCTTGGGATTGAGGAGTTGAGGACCAGACGTACGATGACAGGGGCAACGCTTATAGAAATAGCGGGAGAaggaaatgagagaaaagCGGATGCATTGGCTGCGAGATTAAGAGGAATATTTGCGGAGACAGAGGTGCAGGTGAGGAGACCAGTCAAAAAGGCAGAAATAAGAATCGTGGGTCTCGATGAAGACACTACGGAGGAAGAGGTGCAGTTGGCAGTAGCGAAGGCCGGAAGAGGAGACAGTAAGGACATTCGGACAGGAAAGATCGCGAGAACGAGGATGGGAACGGCGATAGTATGGGTTCTGTGCCCTTTGAAAGTGGCAATGGAGGCTACGAAAAGCGGAAAGATTAAGATAGGTTGGACAAACGCGAGAATAGAAATGTTACAGGCGCGACCGATACGATGTTTTCGCTGCATGGAAAGTGGACACGTTAGGGACAAATGTACCAATGAAATAGATAGAACAGGTATGTGTTTTAAGTGTGGAGTTACAGGGCACAAAGCAGCGAACTGCGCAAACAGACCGCACTGCCCGATTTGTGAGAAAAGGGGACAAGACGCGAATCATAGAATGGGCAGTGTGATCTGCCTACAGAACAAGGAGAACGGAAGAAGCACGGGGAAAACTATACGGAGGGTAGGAAAAACGGACGGCGAATATGATAGTGTTACAAACTAA